One segment of Streptomyces sp. XD-27 DNA contains the following:
- a CDS encoding PQQ-binding-like beta-propeller repeat protein — protein MPRQEPRGTARPEFLVSELAPGGIETALHNWLPGPVASTIARHAAAVLDLDSPLRMGEEPLRTPTVLDQATATAPSRKPLAQTPSSPVSSAPSRRRFLALGAGAGVLAAGGAVAWAVTRGSDAEDKSRPSKDDTKVLSEADFTTPPAGTSPKALWDERAKPLSLNYGVRPMVIGNLMVISGDPLIAHDVVTGQRKWAEPNVAGPGAELILSNNLLFFRSPKYDGDFIGIDPATGKEAWRSRLGGKYDQPWPVAADDKRVYVIANVLTEDPTKTPTVIAAVDIKSREVVWRKPRSEGSGVWEVQATSDGRHVVYTDDLYNLTVRRASDGEQLWTKPVGDNTAWRPMVHRDKVIISGASIRAFDLKKGHQRWALPSEHKNPFNSPLTLVGSTIYASVQNGGVWAVDAGRGKKLWKADDLGQRPAPMEFVRAGDSVYGATFFDSGGIYAFDAENGKLRWTFNDGVHDDGEWHVTSVGRRLLVTHSDRFYGLPAV, from the coding sequence ATGCCTCGCCAAGAACCCCGAGGAACGGCCCGCCCCGAGTTCCTGGTCTCAGAACTCGCGCCGGGTGGGATTGAGACGGCGCTGCACAACTGGCTCCCGGGACCGGTCGCATCCACGATCGCCCGGCACGCCGCGGCGGTCCTGGACCTCGACAGTCCGCTGCGAATGGGCGAGGAGCCACTGCGTACGCCGACCGTCCTCGACCAGGCGACCGCCACGGCGCCTTCTCGCAAGCCATTGGCGCAGACGCCGTCCTCACCGGTGTCGTCCGCTCCTTCACGGCGCAGGTTCCTCGCGCTCGGCGCCGGTGCGGGCGTGCTTGCGGCTGGTGGGGCGGTCGCGTGGGCGGTGACGCGGGGCAGCGATGCGGAGGACAAGTCCCGGCCCTCCAAAGACGACACCAAGGTGCTCTCCGAGGCGGACTTCACCACTCCGCCGGCCGGTACCAGTCCCAAAGCCCTGTGGGACGAGCGCGCGAAGCCACTGAGCCTCAATTACGGGGTTCGCCCCATGGTGATCGGCAATCTCATGGTGATCAGTGGCGATCCGCTGATCGCGCACGATGTCGTCACCGGTCAACGCAAGTGGGCGGAGCCGAACGTTGCAGGGCCAGGCGCCGAGTTGATCCTCAGCAACAACTTGCTGTTCTTCCGGAGTCCCAAGTACGACGGGGACTTCATCGGGATCGACCCGGCCACGGGCAAGGAGGCGTGGCGGAGCCGGCTGGGTGGAAAGTACGACCAGCCGTGGCCGGTCGCGGCCGATGACAAGCGCGTCTACGTCATCGCCAACGTCCTCACCGAAGACCCCACGAAGACACCAACAGTGATCGCGGCGGTTGACATCAAGAGCCGTGAGGTGGTGTGGCGCAAGCCGCGCAGCGAGGGCTCCGGTGTTTGGGAGGTCCAGGCGACGAGCGATGGCCGGCACGTGGTGTACACGGACGATCTCTATAACCTCACGGTGCGCAGAGCCTCAGACGGAGAGCAGCTGTGGACCAAGCCGGTGGGCGACAACACCGCATGGCGGCCGATGGTCCACCGTGACAAGGTCATCATCAGCGGTGCGTCGATACGGGCCTTTGACTTGAAGAAGGGCCACCAGCGCTGGGCGCTCCCCAGCGAGCACAAGAACCCGTTCAACTCGCCGCTCACGCTGGTCGGCAGCACGATCTACGCCTCGGTCCAGAACGGCGGTGTGTGGGCCGTCGACGCGGGGCGCGGCAAGAAGCTGTGGAAAGCGGACGACCTCGGTCAACGCCCGGCGCCGATGGAGTTCGTGAGGGCCGGTGACTCGGTCTACGGAGCCACCTTCTTCGATTCCGGCGGGATCTACGCTTTCGACGCCGAGAACGGCAAGCTCCGCTGGACCTTCAATGACGGAGTGCACGACGACGGAGAGTGGCACGTCACTTCGGTAGGCCGACGGCTGCTAGTTACACACTCGGACAGATTCTACGGACTTCCTGCGGTCTGA